Genomic segment of Candidatus Polarisedimenticolia bacterium:
CGTTGGCGTAGATGGCGAAGGACTCGACGACGGTGGAGATCCCGGCGATCTCCCCCTCGCCGGTCCGGGCGACGAGCGTGACGGCTCGCGGGCCGGCATCGCGCCACGCGCGGGTGACCCGCGCCCGGTCGAGCGCCCCGAGATCGTCCGCCTCGTCGCCGAGCTCGCGCAGCAGGCGCAGGACCCACTCGAAGACGAGCTCGGCCTCCTCGACCCCCGCTTCCTGAATCGTGATGTTCATCTTCGGCCTCCGGAACCATCGCGCAGGATACATCGTCCGCGTCCCGGTCGCGACAAGGTGACTTTCGTCACCGATCCGGGGCGGGGAGGGGATTCAAGCTGGCGGCGGACACCATTTCATCGCTCATCCGAGCGGAAAGGAGGCGGCACATGACGCGTGTGGGAATCGTACGGCTGCTTGCGGGTCTGCTGGTTGTGGGGACGGTCGGTGCGCTGGTGTCGGCGGACGACAATGCCCGGACCCTGAAAGCTACCTTGAAAGGGTTCGAAGAGCCCCCCTCCGTCTCCTCGACGGGCCGGGGGAGCTTCCGCGCCACGATCTCGGAGGACGGGACCGCCCTCAGCTACACCCTCTCGTACGAAGATCTCGAGGGGGACGTCCAGCAGTC
This window contains:
- a CDS encoding GNAT family N-acetyltransferase produces the protein MNITIQEAGVEEAELVFEWVLRLLRELGDEADDLGALDRARVTRAWRDAGPRAVTLVARTGEGEIAGISTVVESFAIYANGAYGVINEMYVAPPYRSKGVGGRLIASVKELARRRGWGRIDVTAPESPAWDRTRRFYESQGFVFTGPKLKFVLDRV